A single Sulfurimonas crateris DNA region contains:
- a CDS encoding flagellar hook-length control protein FliK, producing MILLDGKSKNSSSSPLSLVTPKSEKGISFSDLLKGVSEKKDAKGVQNGSLILSLGSEAKNVKPLQVDLKAERSINLKGSDDLTLLQDDEELSALNPKLLSSLTKEEMKALSIEAKNYLKDQIQNSDGYKKAQIKELPKTLSGLVEVAKKFDIDISKISFEELKGTLKDNTNLKEVRSEIVKEISSAKGQASQKEPTQETLTKEAVSQANENSKKEAHKEVRQEMPKEALKEVLTQTKETTTSIKNTDSQEKDAQRAAANAQASQEISKDEKFTQVQKEIKETPLFKAQTPQQHATTEQIVQVKANTVHNKTEEKTPKTKADETLKLLLREEKPSLNTMALTADFSVATAKVIAPNPTQDGVKTLEQLLNRDFASFEQNTSSAKTESLTTHKADSFEVKLNEAKQMIKYLSNDVKNAIDDYKSPFTRVKIQLNPAHLGEVDLTVVQRGKNLHVNISSNNVAVNTLAMNANELRVQLNNSGINNATLNFSDGGQSGDTNAGGQHQQRQNEQRAHEEYSYFENEEMHEETLSSLEIVVPRYI from the coding sequence ATGATATTGTTAGATGGCAAAAGTAAAAATAGCTCATCGTCACCCCTTTCTTTAGTTACTCCAAAGAGTGAGAAGGGTATCTCTTTTTCGGATCTTTTAAAGGGAGTCAGTGAAAAAAAAGATGCTAAAGGTGTTCAAAACGGCTCTCTTATTCTCTCTCTAGGCAGTGAAGCAAAAAATGTTAAGCCTCTGCAGGTTGATCTAAAAGCAGAAAGAAGCATAAATCTAAAAGGGAGTGATGATCTAACTCTCCTGCAAGATGATGAAGAGTTATCGGCATTAAACCCAAAACTTCTCTCTTCGCTTACAAAAGAGGAGATGAAGGCACTGAGCATAGAAGCAAAAAACTATCTAAAAGATCAGATCCAAAATAGTGACGGTTATAAAAAAGCTCAGATAAAAGAGCTGCCAAAGACTTTAAGCGGACTGGTAGAGGTTGCTAAAAAGTTTGATATAGATATAAGCAAGATAAGCTTTGAGGAGTTAAAAGGTACGCTAAAAGATAATACAAACCTTAAAGAGGTGCGAAGTGAGATCGTAAAAGAGATCTCGTCTGCTAAAGGTCAAGCTTCGCAAAAAGAGCCGACTCAAGAGACGCTTACAAAAGAGGCGGTATCGCAAGCAAATGAAAACTCTAAAAAAGAGGCTCATAAAGAGGTGCGTCAAGAGATGCCAAAAGAGGCTCTAAAAGAGGTGCTAACTCAAACAAAAGAGACAACAACATCTATAAAAAACACTGACTCTCAAGAGAAAGATGCACAAAGAGCAGCTGCAAATGCACAAGCTTCACAAGAGATAAGTAAAGATGAAAAATTCACACAGGTGCAAAAAGAGATCAAAGAGACACCTCTGTTTAAGGCACAAACTCCGCAGCAGCATGCGACGACAGAGCAGATAGTTCAGGTCAAAGCAAACACTGTGCATAATAAAACGGAAGAAAAAACGCCTAAAACAAAAGCGGACGAGACACTTAAACTCCTTCTTCGGGAAGAGAAGCCGTCTCTAAACACTATGGCGCTAACGGCTGATTTTTCAGTGGCTACAGCCAAAGTAATTGCACCAAATCCTACACAAGATGGTGTGAAAACACTCGAACAGCTTCTCAATAGAGATTTTGCTTCTTTTGAACAGAACACATCATCTGCAAAAACAGAATCACTTACAACGCATAAAGCTGATAGTTTTGAAGTTAAACTAAACGAAGCAAAGCAGATGATCAAGTATCTCTCCAATGATGTGAAAAATGCAATCGATGATTACAAATCGCCCTTTACAAGAGTTAAGATCCAACTAAATCCTGCTCATCTTGGAGAGGTTGATCTAACAGTAGTGCAAAGAGGCAAGAATCTGCATGTAAACATCAGTTCAAATAACGTAGCTGTTAATACTTTGGCAATGAATGCAAATGAGCTAAGAGTGCAGCTAAACAACAGTGGAATAAATAATGCTACATTAAATTTTAGTGACGGGGGGCAAAGTGGCGATACAAATGCAGGTGGACAACATCAGCAGAGACAAAATGAGCAGAGAGCTCATGAAGAGTATAGTTATTTTGAAAACGAAGAGATGCATGAAGAGACACTAAGCTCTTTAGAGATCGTGGTCCCTAGATACATATAA
- a CDS encoding FlgD immunoglobulin-like domain containing protein has product MAITSTGLNAATNAEYAAPTTVEDKSVLDKDDFMTLLLVELQNQDPTEPMDSEKILTQTSQLATLEATENTNKALSDLAASLGISQQFSTISAIGKTADTGSNAIVFEEGSETIFEIYFPDDIEQGSVEMLDVNGNILKTLDVGTNPKGVYQFTWDGTDANGNTVNSGIYYATASYKNPNGDDLTTRIGAYPIESVKFEGNETYFKVGSSYVSLSDVAEIY; this is encoded by the coding sequence ATGGCAATCACATCAACAGGCTTAAATGCTGCTACAAATGCGGAGTATGCTGCTCCGACAACGGTCGAGGACAAGTCGGTTCTAGACAAAGATGACTTTATGACCCTTTTGTTGGTTGAGCTTCAAAATCAAGATCCGACAGAGCCGATGGATAGCGAAAAGATCTTAACTCAAACTTCACAGCTTGCAACGTTAGAAGCTACTGAAAATACAAATAAAGCACTCTCGGATTTGGCTGCATCACTTGGTATTTCACAGCAGTTTAGTACAATATCTGCTATTGGAAAAACAGCCGATACAGGAAGCAACGCAATTGTTTTTGAAGAGGGGAGCGAGACTATTTTTGAGATCTATTTTCCCGATGATATAGAACAGGGAAGCGTTGAGATGCTTGATGTAAACGGAAACATATTAAAGACATTGGATGTCGGCACAAACCCTAAGGGTGTTTACCAGTTTACATGGGACGGAACCGATGCAAACGGCAATACCGTAAACAGTGGAATATATTACGCAACTGCTTCATATAAAAATCCAAATGGCGATGATCTGACTACAAGAATCGGGGCGTATCCTATAGAGTCGGTTAAGTTTGAGGGTAATGAGACCTACTTTAAAGTAGGCTCCAGCTATGTATCTCTCTCAGACGTAGCAGAGATTTACTAA
- a CDS encoding flagellar hook protein FlgE, whose amino-acid sequence MMSQAFYTGINGIKAHQYGIDVISDNLANISTVGFRGYTTEFSSLFEEALVTASSFSNASSGVGIGTKLNAVAMNESKGVLQLSDRSTDLAILGDGWFGIQGEGKPLYTRDGAFTFDKNRDLVTNDGYYVLGTMGNNINNGVLTQQLAEVELGAVDAQQKLQFPEDLLFPVQPTTEAKFYGNLTALDETRVISSGIIDAQNNRNNLRLEFTKSIPQVSPGSQWDITATVENLEGTKIYSTSSGVASFDAAGALISNTLTSINNNGTNVAIDLGSGYDGVIAMGDEFSASSSANGLEAGDLLGYDINKNGEVIATFSNGMQSAVGMVAVYHFQNDRGLERVSGSRFAESQNSGRAIFFQDENGKNIIGTDMTNFKLEGSNVDMTVGLTEIIIMQRSYDANSKSITTADEMLQKALSMDA is encoded by the coding sequence ATGATGAGCCAAGCTTTTTATACGGGAATAAACGGAATTAAAGCGCATCAGTATGGTATTGATGTCATTTCTGATAATTTAGCAAATATAAGTACGGTCGGATTTCGTGGCTATACGACAGAGTTCTCATCGCTTTTTGAAGAGGCTCTAGTTACAGCTTCATCTTTTTCAAATGCAAGCAGCGGTGTAGGGATAGGAACAAAATTAAATGCAGTTGCTATGAATGAGAGCAAAGGTGTTTTACAGCTCAGCGATAGAAGTACGGATCTGGCAATTTTGGGCGATGGCTGGTTTGGTATTCAAGGAGAAGGGAAACCTCTATATACACGTGATGGCGCTTTTACGTTCGATAAAAATAGAGACTTGGTTACAAATGACGGTTACTATGTTTTAGGAACTATGGGAAACAATATAAATAACGGAGTTTTGACACAACAGCTGGCCGAGGTAGAACTTGGGGCTGTAGATGCGCAACAAAAACTTCAGTTTCCAGAAGATCTTCTTTTTCCTGTTCAGCCTACGACAGAGGCGAAATTTTACGGTAATTTGACCGCGCTGGATGAGACAAGAGTTATAAGCTCAGGAATAATCGATGCACAAAACAACAGAAATAACTTAAGGTTAGAGTTTACAAAGAGCATCCCGCAAGTATCTCCTGGTTCACAGTGGGATATAACTGCTACCGTTGAGAATCTAGAAGGCACTAAGATCTACTCTACAAGTAGCGGCGTTGCAAGCTTTGATGCTGCTGGGGCGCTTATCTCCAACACTCTTACATCAATTAATAATAACGGAACAAATGTAGCGATAGATCTTGGAAGCGGATATGACGGTGTTATAGCGATGGGAGACGAATTTAGCGCTTCAAGCTCTGCAAACGGTCTTGAAGCAGGTGATCTTTTGGGTTATGATATAAACAAAAATGGAGAGGTAATAGCAACCTTTTCAAACGGTATGCAGAGTGCAGTCGGAATGGTTGCCGTATACCATTTTCAAAATGACAGAGGACTTGAGCGTGTAAGCGGTTCAAGATTTGCAGAGTCGCAAAATAGTGGCAGAGCAATATTTTTTCAAGATGAAAACGGTAAAAATATTATAGGAACGGATATGACAAACTTTAAGCTCGAGGGCTCAAATGTTGATATGACAGTCGGTCTTACGGAGATTATTATTATGCAGAGATCATACGATGCAAACTCAAAGTCCATAACTACAGCAGACGAGATGCTTCAAAAAGCATTGAGTATGGATGCATAA
- the flgE gene encoding flagellar hook protein FlgE, which translates to MLKSLFAGVSGLQSHQVAMDVESNNIANVNTIGFKYSRANFSDLLAQTKAIATAPQGALGGKNPVQVGLGASASSVTKIFAQGSVQNSDKNTDVAIQGDGFFIVSPDGGNTYKYTRSGDFKFDAGGNFVDNNGFIVQGWLRDPVTGYVDATAPITNINIPPGLTTPASPTQNVVIKANLNSGPRVDNYSAAYRVESYPAGTAIPSPAAIDENGNPIESGDMGVMFNESGEAFSLQAGQGIWASFVDTTTTASAPVTANTNLDITFELDNGTTKQITSNAPGGETQAQTASRFVSAINAQTSVTGIEAVYDAGTGEITLTNSNSNSNASHNIRISAVGGADGSGFVVGDSATTAYRYQYDPTGATTAEGFDKKFRTIADLREGLEKEARATAGDGDLDGLFENNIEVIINEQGKFELSNPGGSIDGDYDINLSITGMNANSVVGGGISENTKFTRSMEALNATLPSGSTATAFSQGFNAATHSASIDIFDSLGSKHTLRTEFRKVAVDPSTGSTWNMKISVPEPATIDTITPYNEKTGFIRFNSDGSLATYNPPNVSFTANNGSAPNQQVAISLGTSNAFDGMTSFDSASSTSGISQDGFTGGDLVGIRIDQSGTLVGSFSNGRSFGLAQIGMAKFTNNEGLTTEGGNVFIQTANSGDPIIGTAATAGRGFMQAAALEASNVDLSRSLTQLIIIQRGYQANGKTITTSDTLLETLIGLKR; encoded by the coding sequence ATGTTAAAATCTCTTTTTGCCGGTGTATCCGGACTACAGTCGCATCAAGTCGCGATGGACGTAGAATCAAACAATATCGCAAACGTAAATACTATAGGTTTTAAATATTCACGTGCAAATTTCTCAGACCTTCTTGCTCAAACCAAGGCGATAGCTACTGCTCCGCAAGGCGCTCTTGGGGGTAAAAACCCGGTACAGGTAGGTCTTGGGGCAAGTGCAAGTTCGGTAACTAAGATTTTTGCACAGGGTTCAGTTCAAAACTCGGATAAAAATACAGACGTTGCCATTCAGGGAGATGGTTTTTTTATAGTCTCTCCAGATGGCGGAAACACTTATAAATATACACGTTCCGGCGACTTTAAGTTTGATGCTGGCGGTAACTTTGTTGATAACAACGGATTTATTGTTCAGGGGTGGTTGAGAGATCCGGTAACAGGGTATGTTGACGCTACAGCGCCTATTACAAATATAAACATACCGCCGGGGCTTACTACTCCTGCTTCTCCTACGCAGAATGTAGTTATTAAAGCAAACCTGAACTCAGGTCCGCGCGTCGATAACTATTCAGCTGCATATAGAGTGGAGAGTTATCCGGCAGGAACGGCAATTCCTTCACCTGCTGCGATTGATGAAAATGGAAACCCTATAGAATCGGGCGATATGGGCGTAATGTTCAACGAATCTGGTGAAGCTTTCAGCCTTCAAGCAGGTCAAGGTATATGGGCATCATTTGTAGATACAACTACGACTGCTTCTGCACCGGTTACCGCCAATACCAATCTAGATATTACATTTGAACTGGATAACGGTACGACAAAGCAGATAACAAGCAATGCTCCAGGTGGAGAGACTCAGGCTCAGACCGCTTCAAGATTTGTCTCAGCCATCAATGCTCAAACATCTGTAACGGGCATTGAAGCTGTTTATGATGCAGGAACGGGAGAGATCACGCTTACAAACAGCAACTCTAACTCAAATGCTTCTCATAATATTAGAATAAGCGCAGTCGGTGGAGCGGATGGAAGTGGTTTTGTCGTGGGAGATTCAGCTACTACGGCTTATAGATACCAGTATGATCCGACAGGCGCTACGACGGCAGAAGGGTTTGACAAAAAATTTAGAACCATAGCCGATCTTCGCGAAGGTTTAGAAAAAGAGGCTAGAGCAACTGCCGGCGACGGCGACCTTGATGGTCTTTTTGAAAACAATATAGAGGTAATCATTAATGAGCAGGGTAAATTTGAACTATCAAATCCAGGCGGTTCCATAGATGGCGATTATGATATAAATCTCTCTATTACGGGTATGAACGCAAACAGTGTTGTCGGTGGCGGAATAAGTGAAAATACTAAGTTTACAAGGAGCATGGAAGCGCTTAATGCAACTCTACCTTCAGGTAGTACTGCAACTGCATTTTCACAAGGTTTTAATGCGGCGACACACTCTGCTAGTATTGATATTTTTGACTCTTTAGGTTCAAAACATACTTTAAGAACAGAGTTTAGAAAAGTTGCCGTTGATCCTTCTACGGGAAGTACTTGGAATATGAAAATAAGTGTTCCGGAACCCGCTACCATAGATACGATAACACCATACAACGAAAAGACAGGTTTTATTAGATTTAACAGCGACGGCTCATTGGCTACTTATAACCCGCCAAACGTCTCGTTTACGGCAAATAACGGTTCTGCTCCAAATCAGCAGGTTGCAATAAGTCTCGGTACATCAAATGCTTTTGACGGTATGACAAGTTTTGACTCTGCTTCATCGACCTCAGGAATAAGCCAAGACGGTTTTACCGGAGGAGATTTAGTAGGTATCAGAATTGATCAGAGCGGTACGCTTGTGGGTTCATTTAGTAACGGACGCTCTTTTGGTTTGGCACAGATCGGTATGGCAAAGTTTACTAATAACGAAGGTCTTACAACTGAGGGCGGAAACGTATTTATTCAGACCGCCAACTCGGGAGACCCTATTATAGGAACGGCTGCAACGGCAGGACGCGGGTTTATGCAAGCAGCTGCATTAGAGGCTTCAAACGTTGACTTATCACGCTCTTTGACGCAGCTTATCATCATCCAAAGAGGGTATCAGGCGAACGGTAAAACGATTACCACTTCAGATACGCTTCTTGAGACACTTATCGGATTAAAACGATAA
- the purT gene encoding formate-dependent phosphoribosylglycinamide formyltransferase, with the protein MRFSAPLKSNSKKIMLLGSGELGKEVAIEAQRLGLEVIAVDRYQNAPAHHVAHRSYVVNMQDKYAVLEIIHREKPDYILPEIEAISIDALFAAEDKGYNVIPNASAVSKTMNRKNIRTFAAEVLGLKTGPYEFVTTKEGLKDAAERLGFPCVIKPVMSSSGHGQSVAKSAEDIDASWEIAKEARGDASELIVEAFIDFDYEITMLTARNGSETVFCEPIGHEQKGGDYVFSWQPMQMSPLAKERSQEIAKKITDGLGGRGLFGVELFIKGDEVYFSEVSPRPHDTGMVTLITQSQSEFALHLRAVLGLPLGFTFYGEGASAAFKSEVHSYAPVISVDESLFSDNSFVRIFSKPEAHKGRRLAVALVFDQADKALERARELIQNIKDS; encoded by the coding sequence ATGCGTTTCTCCGCTCCTCTAAAATCAAACTCAAAAAAAATTATGCTTCTAGGCTCAGGCGAACTCGGCAAGGAAGTTGCTATTGAAGCTCAAAGACTCGGTCTTGAAGTCATAGCAGTCGATAGATATCAAAATGCACCTGCACATCATGTAGCACACAGAAGCTATGTTGTAAATATGCAGGATAAATATGCAGTTTTGGAGATCATCCACCGTGAAAAGCCTGATTATATTCTGCCTGAGATCGAGGCTATAAGTATTGATGCCCTTTTTGCGGCAGAGGATAAAGGTTATAACGTTATTCCAAACGCAAGTGCCGTTAGTAAGACGATGAACAGAAAAAATATCCGTACATTCGCGGCGGAAGTTTTAGGTTTAAAAACAGGTCCTTATGAGTTTGTCACAACAAAAGAGGGTTTAAAAGATGCGGCCGAGCGTCTTGGTTTTCCTTGTGTTATTAAGCCTGTTATGAGCTCTTCGGGACATGGGCAGAGTGTAGCTAAAAGTGCAGAGGATATCGATGCTTCATGGGAGATAGCAAAAGAGGCGCGCGGTGATGCAAGCGAGCTTATTGTAGAGGCTTTTATAGATTTTGATTATGAGATAACGATGCTAACTGCAAGAAACGGCAGCGAGACCGTTTTTTGCGAGCCGATAGGGCATGAGCAAAAAGGCGGCGACTATGTGTTCTCATGGCAGCCTATGCAGATGAGCCCGCTTGCAAAAGAGCGCTCACAGGAGATCGCTAAAAAGATAACTGACGGTCTTGGCGGGCGCGGTCTTTTTGGCGTTGAACTATTCATAAAAGGTGATGAGGTCTACTTTTCCGAAGTATCTCCTCGTCCTCACGATACGGGGATGGTAACGCTTATTACTCAGTCTCAAAGCGAGTTTGCACTTCACCTAAGAGCCGTTCTTGGTCTTCCGCTTGGTTTTACCTTCTACGGTGAAGGGGCAAGTGCCGCATTTAAATCGGAAGTTCACAGTTACGCTCCTGTTATAAGTGTCGATGAGAGCCTCTTTAGTGACAACAGTTTTGTTAGAATTTTTTCTAAACCTGAAGCGCATAAAGGCAGAAGATTGGCGGTCGCACTTGTCTTTGATCAGGCAGATAAAGCACTAGAGAGAGCAAGAGAGCTGATCCAAAACATAAAGGACAGCTAA